A stretch of DNA from Coccidioides posadasii str. Silveira chromosome 1, complete sequence:
TGCCTCAGAATCTCTGATGCCTGTTGCACCCTGAGCCTGAGATTCCAAGTTAGCTTAGCTTTAGAATCCGAAAACCGAAAACATGCAATCAAATCTATGTATAATAATTTTGTCCCTCCTATCTTTCGACTTAGCTGTCGTCGAAGCGAAGTACACTCCGAAATAATAATGAAGCATGCCGTTGCGTGACCTAGCCCTGCCGTACCCCATAATAGCTCCAGATGGCGTCTATCCAAATTTACGGAAACCCAAAGAAACTATGCATGCAGCTTGATTACGGATAAATGTACCGCCGAAGTTGCGCCTGCCCGCAGGTCACCTCCAAAGGGGTTTCCAAGTTATGTAAGCCTCAATCTCTAACTGGGCGGGAAGGCAAGCAAAGTCTTCGAGAACCCGTTCCTGGTGAACTGGAACCGCATTGAGCAGATACGCATGCGTCTTCCGCCATCTCTCAAGTGATAAGTTTCTAAGCCAGTGGCAGCGACCCCGATTCTGCCCTGGTTGCAACATGCAATGCGCACGGCTCTCGTTGCGACATGCCAAGCAAAGCCGATTCCATGTTGTCTCCTCTGGTCCTTGTCCTAGATTCGTCCGTGGGTTTCGGACGTCAAAATCTTTGACAACGTCCAGCGGAGGTTCTCCGGGTCCTCCAACCCCTGCCACAAGCGAGGATTCGTCGAAAAATGATATTGAGTCCAATCAGGAGGCAGAAAGCCACCGAGACGCGACGGCCCAGAAGATTACAAAGGCAGAGCAATGTACGGAGGATACAAAATCCACTTTAAGAAGAGATCGAAGTCCTTATGGATCTGCAGTTCGCAGATCTATGAGAAATAGGAGGCTTGCGGAACGGTCTACACGGAGAGCTGTTATCCCAACGTGGTTCCGCGAACGGAATATAGTTCTCTCGGAACAGACGGCGGAGGTTCTGCAACACCCCCCTCATACTGTCGGAATTGGCCGATCTAATCATGATGCGGAAGATGCGGTGCAACGGGTTGCGACTGGCGGCGATGGAAATAACGGAGGCAGCAATAGCAATCCCGGAGATTCCCCTCCCGAATACCGTTACATGATAAGTGAGGAGGTTTGGAATGAAATACGCACCGTCATACAAGCGGGAATGGCCGTCCCTTCGCCACGCTATGCCGATGATCCATCTGTGAGAAAAGTGCATTTAGTTCTGCAGTATCCTGGTGACAGCGGAATTCTTTTTCTCGATGCGGTCGTCAAGAAGGTCGCAAGCAGTTTCAATACACATGTGATTACTCTGAACGCCCAAGATATTGCTGAACTTTATGCGGAGCAGGAGCAAGAGGAGGATTCCCGCTCGAGTCCGATGGTTTCACTAGGTTATGAGGTATACCATCCCACCAAGAAAGTCTCTCAGCGAGAAGCCGACGAAGAGATGGAGGAAGCAGAAGATGAAATTGAAGATGAGAACGAGTCGACAGATCGAAGGCGTAGCGCTACAATACCCATATCGCGGATATCGGATCCTACGATGTTGGGGTCATCCATACTACAAGGCTTATTCGGAGGGCGAGGATCCGTCGGCGTTGCTAAGGTGGTCATGTCACAAGGACGGGATGGCGCCCTTAGCGATACAGATACTGATCCCCAGTCACTTCGAGTCGTGAACAAACTCTTATCAATCCCCAAAGTTAAATCGGCAACCCCTGCGGCTGAAGAATCATCTGAAAAAGGTGAAAGTGAGCAACAAAATCTCGGAACCAAGTATGAGGATTTGGTAATTCAAATTCAGGACTACAAAGACCTTTTAAATACAACAGCCGGTTCGGTTTTTTTATCCTCCTTTCACAAAGCTGTCCAAGCTAGAAGGCGAAAAGGGCAGAAGGTTGTCGTGGTCGGAACCGTGTCTGCTTCAGAAACCGACAACTCTTCAGGAAAATCGCTTTCGAAGTTGATACCCAGGGACTATGATCGATATTCAACAACGATCTTTGTTACACCAGCTATGGATTCCAAAAGCGCCGAGAATATATTTGCGGAGGACGAAAAACGGAGGACATTGGAGATCAATATACGGCACTTGCAAAGCATGCTCAAAACCAGGCTAAATGGATCCACTCCACCTGAAAGCAGCATCTTTAGTAATCGAGCCTGGGCCTTGGAGAGCTCCACAATTCGCACATGTGGTCTTGACGCTGAATATTGGCCATTCGACCTCGTTCATCGAATCGCTACACTTGCCCTTGGTTCCGTTAAGGCAACTGAAGAGCTGGGACTCGGCCACATTGAACAGGCCATCCAGGTTTTCGAAAAGAGTGACCAGGTCAAATGCGCATGGATGGGGGATTACCGCGGAAAGCTTAAGCCTGTGAAGCAGACTCGAGAAAAGCCTCGTTTCAATAAATCCAAGCTGAAGTGCAATTCGCATGAAGAGAAGCTACTCAACGGGGTTGTGGACGCGGAGAGTATACGCACTAGTTTTAAAGACGTCCATGTGCCTCAGGAAACAATTGAGGCACTGAAGACCTTGACATCTTTATCTCTTGTTCGCCCAGATGCGTTCACGTACGGTGTCCTTGCCACGGATAAGATACCTGGCCTATTGCTCTATGGGCCACCAGGAACTGGAAAGACCCTCTTAGCCAAAGCTGTTGCCCGTGAAAGCGGTGCTACTGTCCTAGAAGTTAGCGGATCCGAAGTTTATGACATGTACGTTGgcgaaggagaaaagaatGTCAAAGCCATTTTCACCCTCGCCAAGAAACTCAGCCCTTGCGTTGTTTTCATTGACGAAGCGGATGCTATCTTCTGCTCGAGAACCGGTGCGAGCAACCGCACTTCGCACCGTGAGTTAATCAACCAGTTCCTACGTGAATGGGATGGTATGAGCGAGACTTCTGCCTTTATCATGGTTGCCACCAACAGACCTTTTGACCTAGATGACGCGGTGCTACGGCGTCTTCCCCGTCGACTTCTCGTTGACTTGCCTACGGAAAAGGATCGCCACGAGATTCTCAAAATCCACCTGAAGGACGAGGCTGTCGATAAGTCTGTGGATTTGACCGATCTAGCCCGCCGGACACCCTTCTATTCCGGTTCAGACTTGAAGAACATGTCTGTCGCCGCTGCATTAGCGTGCGTTCGAGAAGAATATGATGCTGCAATTCGTCATAAAGGGGACGAGCCGTATAAATATCCTGAACGCCGTATCTTAAAATCTCATCACTTCGACCGCGCCATGGAGGAAATCAGTGCTTCCATCAGTGAAGATATGTCGTCCCTCACGGCTATCAGGAAGTTTGATGAGAAATACGGCGATAGGAAAGGACGGCGGAAGAAGTCTGCTGGGTGGGGATTCACTCCTCCAGGCGCCCCCGAACCTACTCTAGAAACGGGTCGTGTTCGTCACTGATTGGTTTTTTGGGCGTTAGCGATTTTATGCCTTGGGACAACACGAAATCGGACATCTGCATCAGGGCGCATGGGATTAGCTGTTCGGGAAATTTATAGAATGTACTTATATTCGAGACGATAGAAATGTATTCCTTGGTTATGAaactcttttttcctttaaGTCTTTTGGAGGTACTATAGTAGACCTCAAATACCCTTTTCATAAGTTGGTTACTCCTGGTGTCCGAGTCGAGCTGCTAACCGATATCTTCTCTTGAATGTGTACACTTGTTGAAACTGAAACCTCAGGAGTGCAACAAAGTTAACCACACCTCTTTGATCAACCTTCTGGAGTAATATATACTCCATCCTTCACCCGGCCGCCTGTATTGttcggtggtggtggcgctGATTTCGTGGATCCAAGTGAGAATCCAGGGAAGGATTATGTAGCCTTCCAAAACCAGCTTGCGAACCACATGTGTTCACTGGTGGCTTCAGCCCAAGGAGCCAATGTGAAAATATCTCTGCTCCAGCTATGGAGTACTCATAAGTTATGCAGAAATGCATGACACAAAGCGCTCAGGGTTGTTAAAGCTTCTCCCGCGCATTTGGCGGCCCGGCTCTGGACCACGACAGAGCCTCTCCTTTCCACCCCCACTTTGTGTCGCAGTCTTCAATTCGGGAGAGCGGCGTAAGCTATAACTATGGGAGCCATGCGTTCTTCGCGGTATATATAGGTGCTCGGGCCATACAGCATGGCTTCTTGACACAGGCGACTCCTTCAGCCAGAGCTATATAATCTCTCACCATCGCAAGGTGTCCTATCCGTAGTGACACTGGTAGTTATGCGTACACCGCGTTTGCGGGAAAAGGAACGTGCACTTGGGATAGCGAGTAATAACGTGCGTCGTAACCTAGAGGTTAAGGACTATAAGCAACAAGGTACTCTTGAGGAAGATTCCAAATGATACAACGAGAAGAGTTTCAAAGCCTAGTTCGTTTCCCCTCCAAATTATCTTCCAGGATGCAAGTGGCCTGACGACGTCATACATAAATCCCTACAGGAGTCGGTTCGATGCGAAATTTGCCAGCAATGAGGAGGCTAGCAGCGAGGTCTCCTTGTCGTATGCGTTTCCCCTTGTTAGATGCATTTTAAAAGCGTGCGATGATGGATCGCGAGTGGATTGCGAGGTATCTCCGTCTCGAACCAGAAACTAGCTCACCAACTTAGCTCGCGTGGGAGTCCAGAACTTCAACCAGCATCATCCACCCACGGGAGCCGCCAACGACTTGGCAAGAGGTTCACGTCTTAATCTCCCTGTTCTACTTCGTACTTCACATTTCTATATGCATTCCTTGATCCTGCCTATCGCCCGCATCAAGGGCCTTCAGACGTCAGTTAAGCTAGTCTTCCACACGTAGCTAAGTCATCGCCTCAGGCCAATGGATCGGCCCCGCCAGATTCCCGACTCTTCCTCCCACCCTCATCATCCAACCCTCTTCGCCTCTCTGCACAAAAGGACACGTACGGTGGATGCCACTGCAGCGGAAAAAGCGAGGGAAGCGCGCGCAAATGCCACTAGAGAAGCGAAGCGATACCTTCTTCAAATAGTCCGCAACGACTGGTCGTATGAGCCGCCGGCCACTTCTTCGGGTCCTTCGTCCTCCTCAGCCTCGTCAGAGGCAGAATCCCCATCGCCGATCCCAAAGGATAGGGATGTTCTGGAATGGAGAATGCGAGGAGAGGATAGCTCCAACTCAGACGGAGAGCAGAACGCTAGGGATGAAGCGACTGATCCCTACCGTTTTGAATCTCCTGATGCCGTGCAAGCCGCGATGCTAGAgagaaggaggaaaaggCGGAAGTTAATTGAAGATGAGATGAAGTGGAATCCTGGGCTACGCCTATGGATACAAAGACGGGATGCGTGGACGGGGGCCAAAGTGCCTCCTAAGAAGACCGCTGGTGTTGAAGCCGCTTTGAAACCGCGTACAAGCAGTGACGAAAGCGCAGGTGGAAGCTGTAACGACAATGATGATCTAGAAACTGCTGGACCTTCGTCTCGTCCTCTTTCTGCAGATTCATTGTCCAACGCGGTTACAGACGCGGCACTGCCGGCGCAGTCTCTACCCCTGGTTGACGATACAATAAGTAAAAGCACTGTCACCGTCCCGCATACGGAACCATttgcagattcagaagaaccTCTTGTTCCCATCGTCTCGCCTATTCTTCCCAGCTCCAACCCTTTCCGTACCTACACCACGCCATCAAATTACCCTGCCATCTATAACAAACTCGTCATCGAAGGGAACACGCCAGCCGTGCCTGTAAATCTGCTACATATGACGCGAGCTCTTGTGCAAGGCTGGAAAAGGGAAGGGCAATGGCCCCCGAAGCCCACTATCACCAAGGACGTTCCCGTGGTGAGAAAGAAGCGACCTCAGTTGCAAACTGAATCGAATGGTAAAGCTATAGCGGCGATTCCCGCTGCACCGCCGGCACCGGCGGAAGAACACACAAGTCGCAGGAAGTCAATTAGTTCTAACGTCACTGGTGCGGTGAAAAAAGTTTTGGGGTTCGCGTCGATTCATTCAGGACATCGATTCCATGTCCGGGGCCATAGCCAGAGCAGTGCCTCTTCGCCTATTGTTGACCCAAATGCTGAAGGGAGCAAACCCGGTAACCGGAAAGATCCCTAGATCTATTTAAGCTAGCGACATGTATTTCCTTGACTTGGACGCGACATGATCCGGGAGCTTTATTCGGgattctcttttctttctctcccttCTTGCTTTTACATATCGAGACAAATGTTCTCTACATTCGAGAGTTTAGGAGCCTAAACCATCCTTTCATAATTCCCTCCAGTCCAGCTCACGGGAAGAGTGATCTCGCCACTCCTGGATTACTTTGTTAGATGGACTGGCATGGTGAAACACTTTCTCTCAGGTATCATTATTGACAACTTCATGGTAGAGATGCTGCTTTTATGATCATCCCCATGTTATTTAGTTTTCATCCATGGTACGGAATAATGCACTTGCGATGTGTTCCTTCAAGAGACCTGTACATACCTTGTTATACACTTCAATATCAATATGCACATGGCTTCATGATGCCCATGATTGAGTTCGTGATATCCTTGTCCCACTACTATGCACGAGttgcgtgtgtgtgtgtgtgtgtgtgtgtgtatatCATATTTTTTGTAGGCCTTATGCAGTCAGAGACTATGAAGGCCATGCTATCTGTCCAACTAGTTACAGGCATGTGTTCTTCTTGATGTGGGGACTTCAGTTAAGTCATTCTGTTTAACTAAGCTCAAACTGCACATGATTCCCAGGGGAGATCATGCCATGTCTCTTATAACTTGTGTtattcttctgattggaGCCATGCTTCAAGGGAAAACCCTCAAAATCTTGGGTGTAACTGACACATCTTGACATTTGCAAACCAATAGAAAGTATATAATTGAATCATCTTGTAAACCACACAGGCCCAGTACATCTCATATCTAActcatgtacggagtatatttCTGATCTATAGCAATCAATTATAACTGTCAACAAGATAGCACCTGTCCTTCTAGAGAATGGGATCCCCTATGGTaaagatttcttttttggttgaGGCAAGATTCAAACTCAcaatcttctgttcagtGTGGTTGACCCCAATCAACAGAACACCTACTTCAGAAGGATTCCAGGCTGGCCCTTTACCACTCGGCCAACCACCCCACCTCTATGCACGAGTTGCAAACCTACGAAAATTGATAATAATCAATGGTTCTGCCAGAATTTTGACTGTGGCCATGATCAAACCTGTGGCAACCGGCGTTCTtttcatatttcttttttttaaaaagatAATTTTTTGGATTTATCCTGCCTCCTTGTGCGGCCCCTGATGCCTTTTTCGGCGGGCCGCTAGTAACACGTGATCTTTCCCTTCTGCCACGGCCCGCTACTGCTACAGCCACCACGCGCTTCGAACACCAGTTTGGACTCCACAAGTCTCCGTGCGCCAAGATCATCACCCATCATCAATCACCCGGCTCACCCACCCGTCTAGCGTTTCATAACGGCGCTGAAAATGGCTCCATGGGCAGCCACTGACTCACCCAGGCCTCAGGCCATGTGTCTCCTTCCTGGTCATGGCTCTCAGGAATATCTACCCACGATACCCGCCGGCTTCAGAGAAACATGGAGCTAGAACAGAGGctttcccttttccctcACCTCCATCTCTAGTCCTCCAGCATTCACCTATACCTTCACCTTTGCTGGAGCGTGGCGGCCTTCTTTGCCAATCCTACTCGCGACCTGACCTTGTGGCAGACCCTGAATCACAATGAAGCGCCCCATTGACCACTGAGGTTGGGCCTGCAGCAGAGGCAATAACCAAGAGTCTGATACCAAGTCAGGCTATGCTGACTCCAGCAGTAGATCAGAAGCAACCCTTGAAACCAATCTCACTAAGCCTGACAGCTCTGAATGACTGGCAAAATGTTCTTGACTTGGAGCCAGCTGCCCCATCCCTAGCCAGTACTTACAAggtgatgaagatgatttCAGTGATAATCCTCTAGATGACACTGGGGTAGACCTGTCAGCTATACCTGAAGATTTTGACAAGACAGACAGGACACTTCTACAGCAAGAACACATGGAACAGTGCTGGCGGCAGTTAGCAACCTCCCTTGCTGGTTGGAGACCAGTGTTCCTCTATCTTTGCTAATAATGATGATCAGGTACTGTAAAGCCAAATCATGAGAGCAGCTAGCTAAACGCAAGTGGCATGGCCCTGAGCATGCCCTCTGCaaagcatcagacaacaacatCCACCGGTTTCTGGAATGGAGTCTTAGACTTTCGCGCGGAAAAGACCATCGACACCTAAAGGGTACGAACAAGGCCAGCTCATTCAAGTCTGACTGGCACAGCTTTTGCCAGTACTATAAAAAAGTCACTAAGAACAAAATCTGTGATGAAGACAGAAGTAATATGCGGCAGGTAGGTTCACCTAATACCTTGCATTCCCGGATGAGAGCTAACAAGATCACAATGTAGGGCATCAAATTCTTGATTAAAGAACACAGTCTGGACACACAGGAGAGCAAGAAAGTCCCTGTGTACATTGAGGACATGGTTCCATTCAACAAGACTATCCTGTTGACTCAGGAGAAAAAATTCTGGCTTGGGTTTGAGAGGATTCAAGTGTGTCTGTACAATACTAGGTCTTTTCACTCTGCACCAGAAAAATGCTCTCCTGAGCTTGCAGTATAAGGACCTACAGTTCTCACTCCAGACAGACCCTAAGGGGGGACCTCCAATTCCACTTGTGGAGTTGACAGCTAAGAGTGTTAAAAGGTTTATGGGATCAACAGATTTGTATGTCTGCCTCCCGAACCTGGTTTAATGAATACCTTACCTCTCTTGCTTTTAGTCTTTTATAAAGCCCTGTTGGCTACCTTGCTAACTGCAACCAGGATAATATTTCTCCTCCCTGAAGTGATTTATGGGCCATTGTTAGTGTTCTGCCTGCATACATACCTTTTTGGGATGATGTTCTATGCTGTAGTGTTCCAACACCCGGAACTGACATCCATGGCCTGACTGCAAAAGCTATTTGTGATGCATAGCTGCCAGCAAATGCCTCTGTATTTGAAGCGTGAGACAGCTGATTGGTACATATTCTGTAAAACTGAGGTGGTCAAGAGATCTTCTGTTATCCAGCAAACACAGCCAATGTTCAAACAGACTATGGGCTGTCTTTTAGTAACTTTTGGGGAGATCCATGGCTGGCTTCATGCCTTCTTCTCACATTAGTTCCACTACAGAGGTGGAAAGATTCTCAATGAGAGTGGTATGTTATCTCTGTTGTATCCACAGACAACATATCTTGATGAAGGTTTGGTTGACTTACCACATTCACAGAATGGGTTAGTGAAGAACAACAGATGCTATTTATGAAACATGCAGACTGTCACATGTTGTCAAACACTATCATTCTTGAACTGTCAGCACTGACATGATCCGGACCATCTGCAGCTTCAATCCAGACAAGAGGATATGATGCAGGCTCTTGCCTGGCAGGACTGATGGAGGGATTGATGTCATCCACAGTATCTAATGgtggaagaaaagaagagtGTTGAATCTGACCCAGCACTCATGGCAGCAATCCTCAAATTGGATACCCTTTGGACTAAATTTGACTGAAATGGGAACACTGATCTTCCTGCTTGTATATGTCAACAAGAGCAGGAGATCAGGAATATCTGGCAACAACTACTCAGAGCTCTCTGGAAAAAGATGTGACTGGAGTTTAATGAAAAACACTCTCTTCTTAACATTGAGGCACAGCTTTCAGGGAACATGGTTGATGAAAGCAAGAAGGAGTTACTGTCAGAGAATAACTTGCATCCCATTCTGTATGAGCTCCTGCAGAAGTTTCTCTCATATCCTGTGTCAGATTTATCTGGAAGCAGAGTGGCAACACCACAATGAAGCTGTTGATTATGTGATGCTCTATTGTAACATCCCTGAAGAAGGCCCTTTCCACAGGTGCCTGAAGACAACACAGCCCCCTGCAGAAAGCAGTAGACCTTATGATGACTCCCAGTCCAAGAATGATGGCAAGAATAAAAGAAATCCCTCATCACATGAAGAGCTCTTGCA
This window harbors:
- a CDS encoding uncharacterized protein (EggNog:ENOG410PFZ9~COG:O~BUSCO:1798at33183) — its product is MQCARLSLRHAKQSRFHVVSSGPCPRFVRGFRTSKSLTTSSGGSPGPPTPATSEDSSKNDIESNQEAESHRDATAQKITKAEQCTEDTKSTLRRDRSPYGSAVRRSMRNRRLAERSTRRAVIPTWFRERNIVLSEQTAEVLQHPPHTVGIGRSNHDAEDAVQRVATGGDGNNGGSNSNPGDSPPEYRYMISEEVWNEIRTVIQAGMAVPSPRYADDPSVRKVHLVLQYPGDSGILFLDAVVKKVASSFNTHVITLNAQDIAELYAEQEQEEDSRSSPMVSLGYEVYHPTKKVSQREADEEMEEAEDEIEDENESTDRRRSATIPISRISDPTMLGSSILQGLFGGRGSVGVAKVVMSQGRDGALSDTDTDPQSLRVVNKLLSIPKVKSATPAAEESSEKGESEQQNLGTKYEDLVIQIQDYKDLLNTTAGSVFLSSFHKAVQARRRKGQKVVVVGTVSASETDNSSGKSLSKLIPRDYDRYSTTIFVTPAMDSKSAENIFAEDEKRRTLEINIRHLQSMLKTRLNGSTPPESSIFSNRAWALESSTIRTCGLDAEYWPFDLVHRIATLALGSVKATEELGLGHIEQAIQVFEKSDQVKCAWMGDYRGKLKPVKQTREKPRFNKSKLKCNSHEEKLLNGVVDAESIRTSFKDVHVPQETIEALKTLTSLSLVRPDAFTYGVLATDKIPGLLLYGPPGTGKTLLAKAVARESGATVLEVSGSEVYDMYVGEGEKNVKAIFTLAKKLSPCVVFIDEADAIFCSRTGASNRTSHRELINQFLREWDGMSETSAFIMVATNRPFDLDDAVLRRLPRRLLVDLPTEKDRHEILKIHLKDEAVDKSVDLTDLARRTPFYSGSDLKNMSVAAALACVREEYDAAIRHKGDEPYKYPERRILKSHHFDRAMEEISASISEDMSSLTAIRKFDEKYGDRKGRRKKSAGWGFTPPGAPEPTLETGRVRH
- a CDS encoding uncharacterized protein (EggNog:ENOG410PSZ6~COG:S~BUSCO:11389at33183), with translation MDRPRQIPDSSSHPHHPTLFASLHKRTRTVDATAAEKAREARANATREAKRYLLQIVRNDWSYEPPATSSGPSSSSASSEAESPSPIPKDRDVLEWRMRGEDSSNSDGEQNARDEATDPYRFESPDAVQAAMLERRRKRRKLIEDEMKWNPGLRLWIQRRDAWTGAKVPPKKTAGVEAALKPRTSSDESAGGSCNDNDDLETAGPSSRPLSADSLSNAVTDAALPAQSLPLVDDTISKSTVTVPHTEPFADSEEPLVPIVSPILPSSNPFRTYTTPSNYPAIYNKLVIEGNTPAVPVNLLHMTRALVQGWKREGQWPPKPTITKDVPVVRKKRPQLQTESNGKAIAAIPAAPPAPAEEHTSRRKSISSNVTGAVKKVLGFASIHSGHRFHVRGHSQSSASSPIVDPNAEGSKPGNRKDP